In Fusarium oxysporum Fo47 chromosome XI, complete sequence, the following are encoded in one genomic region:
- a CDS encoding cytochrome P450, which translates to MAVDLATTVHAFLPRVVVYTIIGTTAAWLLHLMQPAFQAALSKDYQMFNWAGDKKGVGTFMKASYEVALKSQEYFKETHRKILEAGHGGIQLVPIPHCSTGFMLMVPKQLLNEYVKQPENDISLKRYTLQALVPDYTTLGPHIVIHPVYRNVVHKELYQKVADKMPMVNEEMKAALDDNVASKLDSNGVVQINMWDTASAILSRSANRIISGQPLCDNKEYRDATAEYAATFFASALYARFIPPFLRPLLLPYMCRPLMRCIETAAKHATPVLKERMAIIDAAEAQDIEPDLPNDMLSAIILAAKKDPNGPSEYEPMVIVARMMVLNFVQSYTNLVTMTNLVYDLISLPAGDYEAMISDLRAEISQEMAKGDAFTHEFFQRLPLMDSLIRESIRYNPIGETGIERAVGKQGGFTFSNGIHVPQGAILAAPIKAYQRDERTYPGGFNPRRSMEDPEHPRMTDISPDFLNFGLGRGACPGRFFTSNLLKLTLTHLLMDYDFERLDERPENVRKVTIDEPCGRFLITLKKRNHA; encoded by the exons ATGGCTGTTGATCTTGCTACTACCGTCCACGCGTTTCTGCCTCGGGTTGTTGTTTACACAATCATTGGTACCACTGCAGCATGGCTGCTACACCTCATGCAACCTGCTTTTCAAGCGGCACTCTCCAAGGATTACCAGATGTTCAACTGGGCTGGTGATAAGAAAGGTGTCGGTACATTCATGAAGGCATCATATGAAGTTGCTCTTAAGTCTCAAGAATATTTCAAGGAGACTCATCGCAAG ATTCTTGAAGCTGGCCATGGAGGTATTCAGCTCGTTCCAATCCCCCACTGCAGCACGGGCTTCATGCTCATGGTGCCAAAGCAACTGCTGAATGAATATGTCAAACAACCTGAGAATGACATTTCTCTCAAGAGATATACTCTTCAAGCCCTTGTACCTGACTACACTACCCTTGGTCCTCATATCGTCATTCACCCCGTCTACAGAAATGTTGTTCACAAAGAGCTCTACCAGAAGGTCGCAGACAAAATGCCCATGGTCAatgaggagatgaaggctgCTCTGGATGACAATGTCGCCTCAAAGCTTGACTCCAATGGTGTTGTGCAGATAAATATGTGGGATACAGCAAGTGCTATTCTCAGCAGATCTGCCAACCGTATTATCTCAGGTCAGCCTTTGTGTGACAACAAAGAGTACAGAGATGCTACAGCTGAATACGCCGCCACATTCTTTGCGTCAGCGCTGTACGCCCGATTTATCCCACCATTTCTTCGCCC GCTTCTGCTGCCTTACATGTGCCGCCCGTTGATGCGATGCATTGAGACAGCTGCCAAGCACGCTACGCCCGTGCTGAAGGAGCGCATGGCTATCATTGATGCGGCCGAAGCACAGGACATTGAACCGGATCTGCCT AATGACATGTTGAGCGCCATCATCCTGGCCGCCAAAAAGGACCCCAACGGCCCATCAGAGTACGAACCAATGGTCATCGTCGCCAGAATGATGGTTCTAAACTTTGTCCAATCGTACACTAACCTCGTCACAATGACCAATTTGGTATATGACCTCATCTCACTCCCCGCAGGCGACTACGAAGCCATGATCAGCGACTTGCGTGCCGAGATAAGCCAGGAAATGGCCAAAGGCGATGCATTTACACATGAATTCTTCCAAAGGCTGCCGCTAATGGACTCACTCATCCGAGAGAGCATTCGTTACAACCCAATCGGTGAGACGGGCATTGAGCGAGCCGTGGGTAAACAGGGCGGCTTCACTTTCTCCAACGGCATCCATGTGCCGCAGGGTGCCATCCTTGCTGCACCTATCAAGGCCTATCAGAGAGATGAGAGGACATACCCTGGCGGGTTTAATCCTCGTCGATCAATGGAAGATCCTGAGCATCCTAGGATGACGGACATCTCACCGGATTTCTTGAATTTTGGGCTTGGAAGGGGAGCTTGCCCTGGAAGGTTCTTCACAAGCAACTTGCTTAAGCTTACGCTGACGCATCTGCTTATGGATTATGACTTTGAGAGATTGGACGAGAGACCGGAGAATGTTCGCAAGGTTACAATTGACGAGCCATGCGGACGATTTCTCATTAcgctcaagaagaggaacCATGCTTGA